The DNA region CCAGCAGTGCCCTGCTGCACCGCGTCCAGCATCTGGGTCGTGAGTGAGTTGATGGCTCGTGGCCGGGTGAGCGTGATGTGGGTGAGGCCGTGCGTGCGCTCGATGCGAATGTCGTCGCCAACAGCCTCGGTGGTTGGCTGGGTCATGACGTCTCTCCCTCATGTTGTTGATGATGCCCATGGTTGTGACGGCCGGGATGCCATGAGCCGTTACGACGGGTGTACCACGTGAGGTACACCGCGAGAAAGACGGCTGCCGCCACTCCCAGGGCGATGACACCATTTCGCCAGGACAGATTGATGGCGTCATAGGCCAGCAATCCGACCGTCACCCACACCGCACCGTGCAGGTATCGTGACGCTCCGGCCACCAACGGGAGCAGAAGCGCCCCCCACAGGACGTACCAGGAGTGCAGGGCCGGACCGGTGAGAGCCACGGCGAAGAACCCCCAAGCCAGGAAAGCCAGCGGACGCCGTGGCAACTTCCGCACCGCCAACCACACGAGGATGACGGCGCCGATGCCGACACCGATGGTGTGTGTGACGCCGACCACCGAGGTGGCGGCACCATAGCGCCCGAACCACGTGAGAACGGATCGGATGGCCAGACCGATGAGGGTGGACGGCGACACCGTCATCACCCTGCCCGGCACGTCGGCGGCGTGGTACCAGCCGAACCCCAGACCCGTGCGCCAGGTGATGAGGGCGAACGAGCCCGCGGCACCGGCGAGTGAGCCCACGACGCGTCCCAGGGCGGTCGCGACGTGCCGAGGACGCCAGCTGGGCATCGGATGGACGATGAACGGCAGGGCCACGGCAGCCATGACGGCCGGCTGCTTGACGGCTGCCGAGGCACCGATCACCACAGCCGCGGGAATCCACGCCCAGCTGGCCGTGGTGGCCAGCCACAGGCCGAACACCATGAGACCCATCATGAAGGAGTCGTTGTGGGCACCTCCGACGAAGTCGACGACGAGCAGCGGGTTGAGGGCGCCGAACCACGCGGCGAACGAGGCGTCATGACCGGTTCGCCGCGCCAGCCGTGGCAGGAACACACCGATGAGGACGACGCCGACGAGCGCCGGTATGCGCATCATCACCGCAGACCAGTACGGGTGGAACCCAGCCAGTCGCACGATGTCGTGCTGGAGCTGCAGGCTGAGCGGCCCGTAGGGGGTGCGCGTGAATCGCCACTCCTGGGCAACCTGGTCGGCGAAGACACCGGGCAACAGCCCCGGGTACCCCTCGTAGGGGTTGATGTCGTTCTCCATGAGCCACCCCTGGGCGGCGTAGGAGTAGGCGTCGTGACTGAAGATCGGCGGCGCGGCGAGCAGTGGCAGGATCCACACCGCCAGTACGGTCCAGTGCTTCGCCCGTGCATCCACGGTGCTCGCCTGCAGCCCGGGGCGCAGCCGCAGCCAGGCGTCGACCAGCACGATGACCCCGGTGATCGCCAGTGCCGACCCGATGACCTGCCAGGTGACACCGCTCATGCCAACCCGGCTCAGCCGGGGCCACCACGGGGAGTTCGCCGGCAGGTAGGCAGGCGTGAGCGCACCCACGAGCAACATCGTCGTGGCGAGCAGGCCTTCCCACCCGGTCCGGGAGCGCCAGGCAGTCAGCCAGGAGCACCAGCAGGAACGTGCCGCGACTGCGCCCCTACTCACGGCCGCTCCAGTGCGTGACGAGGCTCGTCCTACTCAGATTCGTCCCCAGATTCGGCGGAGCGCAATTCATCGGGACGTCGTGGCCGGGCCGATCAGGACGGGCCTCACCCCGTGAGCTGGGCGTGGCGGCGTCACGGGCAGAGGTCTTGTCACCGATGGTGTCGATGCCGGCACCTGCGATGGACGTGGCCACGCGAGTGCACCCACCGACGGGAGGTGGCGTCTCGGACCAGGTCAGGGCGTCGTACGGGCATCGCTCGACACAGATGCCACAGACCATGCACTGCCCCCAGTCGAGGGCGAAATCGTCAAGCACCTGAATGGTGCGGGGGCGTCTGGCTGCGGGGTCGTCCACGCGTTCGGCATGGGAGCGGATGTGGATGCACCAGGCCGGGCACTCCCGGGCGCAGATGTCGCAGCAGGTGCATGCGCTGGCGTCCAGGGCAATGGAACGGTGTGTGCTCATCGGCGCCTCCGACGGCCGGATGTCATCGAGGAGACGATGTCCTCGGCCGAGACCTCTCGCCCGGCACGGAGCTTGGCGAGGGTCTGGGCGTCCGGCACCCCGAGTGCCGTACCGCGCCGACGTCTCCCGCTGCGGGCGCTGCGACCACCAGCTCTGGAGGTTGCTGCGCCGCCGGCGCCATCGTCGACGTTGCCGGGCCAAGGGGTGGTGGCGCGCGCCGTGAGGACGACGTCCTTGCGCAGTGGTGCGGCTGGTGCCGACTGGTGCTCACCGAGCGGCTGGTGATGATCGGCGAGAGCTTGCGGGTGGACGAGGAGGGGCGTCATGTCGGCTGCGGTGAAGACGACACCGAACTGGTCGTGCACCTCGCGCTGGTACCAGGCGGCTCCGGCAATGAGATCGTCGATGGCCGGTAGTTCCGCCCGATCACGAGGCACCGCGGTCTGGATGACGAGGCTGCGACCTGCGGAGTCCTCCAGTCGCAGCAGTATCTCGATCACCGAGCCGAGTTCACCACCGATGCCGTCGACGGCGGTGAGCTGGTACAACCAGGTGTAGCCCTCCTGGAGGGCCTGGCTCACGTCGTCGCGCCACGATTCGGCCCGCACACGGCGTTCCTGGGAATCGGTCATGACTCCTCCCGGTGGGTGAGACGGTCCAGATAGGCACAGAGCGCCTGGGGCGGTGGTGGGCATCCGGGAATCCACCCGTCAACCTGGACGGGGACTCGCCCGGTGAGCATGCTCACTCCCGGCACCACCGTCGCGGAGTCCCAGTAGGGTCCGCCGGCGCAGGCACAGGCCCCGAATGCCACGACATGTACCGGCTGTGTGGCACGCAGCTCGTCGATGATCCGGGTGACGCGCTCGGCCAGCCCGACGGCAACCGTCCCGGAGACGACGGCCACCAGTCGACCTGGCTCATCGGCCGGATGTCCCTCATCGCACGATGCGTCGGCGTGCCCACTCGATGTCTCGGCACACCATGCCTTCAGCGACATCGTGGGGCGAAGGTGCGCATCGTTCCCGGAACGGTCGCCTGCGGGTGCCGGCAGCCACCGTGCGCACCCCGACTCCACCGCACAACACGCCAGGGCAAGGTCGACGACTCCCACGGATCCGTCCCCGTACCAATCGATGATCTGCACCACCACAGCCTAACTGCAGCTGGCAACGTCGTCGGTGAGGCCTCCGTGGAGCGTGCGGCCAGGGTGGATGACGCCCGCGTCGATGCTAGGCTCGAGGGTCGAGTCGGGCTCCGTTCGCGGAGCTCTGTGCCAGAGCATGACACAGCATCCCCCCGGCAGGCGACGGCCGGCACCGAATCAAGAAAAGAGGTCCCCGTGCCCTCCACTTCGGCACCACACAGTGTTCAGACCCTCGACCGGGTCGTCATTCGATTCGCAGGCGACTCAGGTGACGGAATGCAGCTCACCGGCGACAGATTCAGCGCCGAGTCCGCCCGTCACGGCAACGACATCTCGACCCTGCCGAACTTCCCCGCCGAGATCCGCGCCCCACAGGGCACCGTCCCGGGCGTGTCGAGCTTCCAGGTGAACTTCGCCAATTACGACATCTCCACCCCTGGCGACGAGCCGGACGTCCTGGTGGCGATGAACCCGGCCGCCCTGGCGGCAAACGTCAAGGACGTGCGACGCGGCGGGCTCATCCTCGTCGACATCGAGGAGTTCACCCCGCGCAACCTCAAGAAGGCCGGCTACACCACCGACCCGCTGTCCGACGACACCCTGGACTCCTTCCAGGTGGTGCCGATCAAGCTCACCAGCCTGGCGGTGGGGTCCGTGGAGTCGTTCGACCTGGGACGCAAGAACTCCGAGCGGTCCAAGAACATGTTCGCCCTGGGACTGCTGAGCTGGCTGTACGGACGCCCCTTGGAATCCACCGAGCAGTTCCTGGCCACGAAGTTCGCGAGCAAGCCCGACATCCGGGACGCCAACGTCGCCGCCCTGCACGCCGGAGCGGCCTACGGCGAGACC from Cutibacterium granulosum includes:
- the mptB gene encoding polyprenol phosphomannose-dependent alpha 1,6 mannosyltransferase MptB, which gives rise to MLLVGALTPAYLPANSPWWPRLSRVGMSGVTWQVIGSALAITGVIVLVDAWLRLRPGLQASTVDARAKHWTVLAVWILPLLAAPPIFSHDAYSYAAQGWLMENDINPYEGYPGLLPGVFADQVAQEWRFTRTPYGPLSLQLQHDIVRLAGFHPYWSAVMMRIPALVGVVLIGVFLPRLARRTGHDASFAAWFGALNPLLVVDFVGGAHNDSFMMGLMVFGLWLATTASWAWIPAAVVIGASAAVKQPAVMAAVALPFIVHPMPSWRPRHVATALGRVVGSLAGAAGSFALITWRTGLGFGWYHAADVPGRVMTVSPSTLIGLAIRSVLTWFGRYGAATSVVGVTHTIGVGIGAVILVWLAVRKLPRRPLAFLAWGFFAVALTGPALHSWYVLWGALLLPLVAGASRYLHGAVWVTVGLLAYDAINLSWRNGVIALGVAAAVFLAVYLTWYTRRNGSWHPGRHNHGHHQQHEGETS
- a CDS encoding NADH-quinone oxidoreductase subunit C gives rise to the protein MTDSQERRVRAESWRDDVSQALQEGYTWLYQLTAVDGIGGELGSVIEILLRLEDSAGRSLVIQTAVPRDRAELPAIDDLIAGAAWYQREVHDQFGVVFTAADMTPLLVHPQALADHHQPLGEHQSAPAAPLRKDVVLTARATTPWPGNVDDGAGGAATSRAGGRSARSGRRRRGTALGVPDAQTLAKLRAGREVSAEDIVSSMTSGRRRRR